A region of the bacterium genome:
GCTGGCGGAGGTGCTTCAGCCCGGCAGCCATGGGTCCACGTTCGCGGGCGGCCCGCTGATCTGCGCCGCCGCGCTGGCGGTGCTGCGCACGATCCAGGAGGAAGATCTCGTGGACCGCGCGGCCGAGATGGGCGCGTACTTGCTGGCGAAGCTCCGCGATCTGGCCAACGCCCACCCGGTGATCACCGAGATCCGCGGCCGCGGCCTCATGGTGGCGATCGAGCTGAGCGTCCCATCGGAGCCGGTTGTGGCGGCGTGCCTCGAGCGGGGGCTCCTGGTCAACAACGTGCAGCCGAAGGCCATCCGGCTGGTCCCCCCGCTGATTGTGGAGCGCGGCGACATCGATGAGGCGATCCGGATCCTCGGCACCGCGTTGAGCGCCGTCGGCGCCGAGGCAGGGAAGGCGGCCGCGAGGTGAGCGCCATGCATCAGCCCAAGCGGGTGGCTCTGGCCTACAGCGGCGGGCTCGACACGTCCGTCATCATTCCGTGGCTCAAGGAGCGGTACGGCTGCCAGGTCGTCGCCGTCGTGGCCGATGTCGGCCAGGGCGACGACTTCGACGAGGTGCGAACGAAGGCCCGGCGCAGCGGCGCCGACGCCGTCGAGGTGGTGGATGTCCGCCATGAGTTCGTGACGCGCTACATCTTTCCGGCGCTGCGCGCCGACGCGGTCTACGAGGGGCGCTACCTTCTCGGGACGTCGCTGGCACGTCCGCTGATCGCCCGCGTGCAGGTGGAGATCGCCCTCGCGGAGGGGTGCGACGCGCTCGCGCATGGGTGCACCGGCAAGGGCAACGATCAGGTTCGGTTCGAGCTCGCCTACCAGGCGCTCGCTCCGGAGCTCGTGGTGATCGCGCCGTGGCGGGAGTGGACCCTCGGATCGCGCGAGGAGGAGATCGAGTACGCGCGGGCCCACGGGGTGCCGGTGCCGGTCACCCGCGAGAAACCGTACAGCATGGACCAGAACCTCTGGCACCTCTCCTTTGAGAGCGGTGTACTCGAGGACCCGTGGGCCGCCCCCCCCGCGGGCATGCACCGGCTCACCGTGGATCCCGAGAAGGCCCCGGATGATGCCGCCCACGTGGAGATCGGCTTCGAGCACGGCACGCCGCTCACCGTGGACGGCCGCGCGCTCGATCCCGTCGGCTTGGTGTCGCACCTCAACCGCCTCGCGGGTGCGCACGGAGTCGGGCGCGTGGACATCGTGGAGAACCGGCTCGTGGGGATGAAGAGCCGGGGGGTGTACGAGACCCCGGGGGGCACGGTACTCGCCGAGGCGCACCACCACCTCCAGACCATCACACTCGATCGGGACACACAGCACTACAAGACGCTCCTGGCCGCGAAGTACGCGGAACTGGTGTACAACGGGCTGTGGTACTCGCCCCTCCGCCGCGCGTTGGACGCATTCGTCGCCGCGACACAGGAGACGGTCACCGGGACGGTGCGGGTCAAGTTGTTCAAGGGCAGCGCGGTCGTCGTGGGGCGCCGCGCGCCCGCGTCTCTGTACAGTCATGACCTGGCCACCTTTGGCCGCAGCACCGGCTACCACCAGGCTGACGCGGAAGGGTTCATCCACCTCTTCGGACTGCCCACCAAAGTTTTCGCCGACGTGAACCCGGACCTCTCGCGCGATCTCGCGCCTCCACGGGCCAAGGTGCCGACCTCCGGATCCGGGCCGGAGTCGCCGTCGAGGTAGCTCCATGCCAGAATCCCGGCGCGGCTCACAGGACGACTCGGCCACGGCCCGGATGTGGGGAGGACGGTTTCGCGGCGAGCTGGACCCCACGATCGCCGCGTTCACCACCTCGCTGCCGTTCGACCACCGGTTGTATCGAGCCGACATCCTGGGGAGCATCGCGCACGCCACCATGCTCGGTCGGAGCGGTATCGTCCCGGTCGCAGACGCCGATCGGCTCGTCGAGGGGCTGCGTGAGATCCTGGCCGAGGTGGACGCCGGCCTGCTCAAGATTCGAGGGGCGGAAGATATCCATTCGTTCGTCGAATCGGCCTTGCGCACGCGCATCGGAGATGCCGCCCGGCGGCTGCACACCGCGCGGTCGCGAAACGATCAAGTCGCCACCGATCTCCGATTCTACCTGAAGAGCGAGATCGTCAAGATCATCGGCCGCACGGTCGCGCTGCAGCAGGTGCTGCTGGCGATGGCGGAAGCGCACCCGTCGATCATCATCCCCGGGTACACGCACCTGCAGCGGGCGCAACCCGTCCTCCTGGCGCACCATCTACTCGCCTACGTGTG
Encoded here:
- a CDS encoding argininosuccinate synthase; the protein is MHQPKRVALAYSGGLDTSVIIPWLKERYGCQVVAVVADVGQGDDFDEVRTKARRSGADAVEVVDVRHEFVTRYIFPALRADAVYEGRYLLGTSLARPLIARVQVEIALAEGCDALAHGCTGKGNDQVRFELAYQALAPELVVIAPWREWTLGSREEEIEYARAHGVPVPVTREKPYSMDQNLWHLSFESGVLEDPWAAPPAGMHRLTVDPEKAPDDAAHVEIGFEHGTPLTVDGRALDPVGLVSHLNRLAGAHGVGRVDIVENRLVGMKSRGVYETPGGTVLAEAHHHLQTITLDRDTQHYKTLLAAKYAELVYNGLWYSPLRRALDAFVAATQETVTGTVRVKLFKGSAVVVGRRAPASLYSHDLATFGRSTGYHQADAEGFIHLFGLPTKVFADVNPDLSRDLAPPRAKVPTSGSGPESPSR